The proteins below come from a single Tachysurus fulvidraco isolate hzauxx_2018 chromosome 26, HZAU_PFXX_2.0, whole genome shotgun sequence genomic window:
- the LOC113641111 gene encoding oncostatin-M-specific receptor subunit beta, giving the protein MQSVLYFGLLTGFILSIWTISNTSAVFCNCKNMTLCEERCNVFEGVQNLSCFGQRITDAMIDYYCVWNPGKYDKYFLFIKQRLCILKTNKILSSKAQISLANNKNLTAFAIATSDDQNRCAFAKFSGHPLLIIQCGPPNNVTFKRSYGYLNVTAKWNDSNVKHYHLKYREHNTTEWKEVKSQTRRDCTVGDVVSSQSYEMQIRCVETPECPQCPLSEVIRVPQELSDAPVINETGYHLVQTGQRKITVKWEYVHSHAVEVYNVTVQKASGEPAVESSYFLKVQSVTLFLCYSAYKLSISALNEAGQSPAAFLDVDALVDQNDLDEAFNVTLNSNDSFSLLWNSMLSRKYHCYSVEWWTSDEKLSYKPIYEKKNYHTIQTQNVAFRPYKRYHFFLHARHEKDTCNLKKVNNSDETVGRTQVYLTEGTPLSAPGNVSSSKVTQNSFVITWSPVCEEDLRGFLQGYIIRHTQDNSTKDVLPDITVDPSVNSYELLNLRSGSMYCMELSAVTAAGEGKRSESKCFETLDSMAVGGMLVGVIAGVFALLLATHLCFRLLKRSKNMLWPSIPNPCNSNAVQKIEGAQDLEVMELLSRPYLEETEEHVFVLEAKKETQFASQDRTKANLIPNTSSPPEENKPSSSTTLTTIDPTPKEAFPIDSNHKGSIQDLPVGANNIQDPPMVLGTVSVSTAVPKPTSAFMSDYTTMELFHQITNAMPPTISSSGAAVSDPRQEYLRQSLSLSENTGADPDQTYLADTVDTFL; this is encoded by the exons TCTTTTGCAACTGCAAAAATATGACCTTGTGTGAAGAACGGTGTAACGTCTTTGAAG GAGTCCAGAATTTGAGCTGCTTTGGACAAAGGATTACAGATGCAATGATAGATTACTACTGTGTCTGGAATCCTGGAAAATACGATAAATATTTTCTCTTCATTAAGCA GAGGTTATgtattctaaaaacaaacaagatacTAAGCAGTAAGGCACAGATTTCTCTAGCAAATAACAAAAACCTGACAGCATTCGCTATCGCGACGAGCGACGATCAAAACAGATGCGCCTTCGCAAAATTCAGCGGACATCCGTTACTTATAA tacagTGTGGTCCTCCCAACAATGTGACTTTCAAGAGAAGTTACGGTTATTTAAATGTTACGGCTAAATGGAATGACAGCAATGTGAAACATTATCATCTGAAGTACAGGGAACACAACACCACTGAGTGGAAAGAG GTGAAGTCCCAGACCAGGAGAGACTGCACTGTGGGAGATGTTGTCTCGTCTCAATCGTATGAAATGCAAATACGGTGCGTTGAGACTCCAGAGTGTCCTCAGTGTCCTTTGAGTGAAGTCATCAGAGTCCCACAAG AATTATCAGACGCACCTGTAATAAATGAAACTGGTTACCATCTGGTTCAAACCGGACAGAGAAAGATAACTGTGAAGTGGGAG tatgtCCACAGTCATGCAGTGGAAGTCTATAATGTGACGGTTCAGAAGGCATCTGGGGAACCTGCTGTAGAGAGCAGTTATTTCCTCAAAGTGCAAAGTGtcactttgtttttgtgttattcTGCCTACAAACTCAGCATCAGCGCTTTAAACGAAGCCGGACAATCGCCTGCTGCGTTCTTGGACGTGGATGCCTTGGTGGATCAGAACG ATTTGGACGAAGCTTTTAACGTCACTTTGAACAGTAATGACAGCTTCAGTCTTTTGTGGAATAGCATGCTGTCCAGGAAATATCATTGCTATTCTGTTGAGTGGTGGACATCAGATGAGAAATTATCTTACAAACCCATCTACGAGAAGAAAAACTACCATACTATCCAAACTCAGAACG TTGCATTTCGGCCCTATAAGAGATACCACTTTTTCCTGCACGCCAGGCATGAAAAAGACACCTGCAACCTGAAGAAAGTCAATAACAGTGATGAGACTGTTGGAAGAACCCAGGTGTACCTCACCGAAGGAA CTCCACTTTCTGCTCCTGGGAATGTTAGCAGCTCTAAAGTTACCCAGAATTCCTTTGTGATCACATGGAGCCCGGTATGTGAGGAGGACTTGCGTGGCTTTCTGCAAGGTTACATCATCCGCCACACACAGGACAACAGCACCAAAG ATGTGTTGCCAGATATCACAGTGGATCCTAGTGTGAACAGCTACGAGTTGCTGAATCTCAGAAGTGGAAGCATGTACTGCATGGAGCTGTCTGCAGTCACGGCTGCAGGGGAGGGAAAGAGGAGTGAATCGAAGTGCTTTGAGACGTTGG ACTCGATGGCTGTTGGTGGAATGTTGGTAGGAGTCATTGCAGGTGTATTTGCTCTGCTACTTGCCACTCATCTCTGTTTTCGGCTTTTAAAAAG ATCCAAGAATATGCTATGGCCGAGTATACCCAACCCCTGCAACAGTAACGCTGTACAGAAAATTGAAGGTGCTCAGGACCTG gaggTGATGGAGCTTCTGAGCAGGCCTTATCTTGAAGAGACGGAGGAACATGTGTTTGTATTGGAGGCCAAAAAGGAGACACAATTTGCCTCTCAGGACCGGACCAAGGCCAACCTTATACCTAATACATCATCTCCACCCGAGGAGAACAAACCTTCATCATCTACAACTTTAACCACAATAGACCCCACACCTAAGGAAGCTTTTCCTATAGACAGTAATCATAAAGGCTCTATACAAGACCTGCCTGTCGGTGCTAACAATATACAAGACCCACCTATGGTACTAGGCACAGTGTCTGTCTCCACAGCTGTACCGAAGCCAACGAGTGCTTTTATGAGTGACTACACCACTATGGAGCTTTTCCACCAAATCACCAACGCCATGCCTCCGACTATTTCCAGCTCAGGAGCAGCTGTTTCAGATCCACGTCAGGAGTATCTCAGACAATCGCTCTCTTTATCCGAGAACACGGGAGCGGATCCCGATCAAACGTATCTCGCAGATACCGTCGATACGTTTCTttaa
- the srek1 gene encoding splicing regulatory glutamine/lysine-rich protein 1 isoform X3, whose translation MLDIVRFMPIMFPVQKGESAVALYCSLSHRVTCLIGKIPEEAKALSLLAPAAPVPSLMPGGGLLPIPSPAPLPNQLSVPLAARGPLQLGLDSPLSTVPSQPPIMGNVDPSKINEIRRTVYVGNLNSQTTTAEQLLEFFKQVGEVKFVRMAGDETQPTRFAFVEFAGQEYVSRALALNGVMFGDRPLKINHSNNAIVKPPEMTPQAAAKELEDVMKRVREAQSSIAAAIDPADTKKRSSSRSRRSRRSHSRSRSHSRSRSQRKRSRSRHRGRTSQKSWKKTSDSHKRRSRDRRYSRSHSRERRKDRDGKIRKGDDADDRRRDKKGRMPVKAYRPSSRSPSNSRGHRKGSKSHSTCVRKKARSPSPKRGKKDRRREHGQGSHRKWRDRSTSRRRSRDSDRQESKAKAKQTESGYKQKEQDYESDGEDMGSGASEDFSPHAHHNGEYSSMHADEGEEFSTTE comes from the exons AGAAAGTGCTGTGGCTCTTTATTGCTCACTCTCACACCGGGTCACTTGCCTCATAGGAAAGATCCCAGAGGAAGCCAAGGCTCTGTCCCTGCTGGCACCTGCAGCCCCAGTGCCCAGTTTGATGCCCGGTGGAGGACTGCTGCCCATCCCGAGCCCTGCTCCGCTGCCGAAT CAGTTAAGTGTGCCACTGGCAGCCCGGGGACCACTGCAGCTTGGGCTCGACTCACCACTGAGCACCGTCCCTTCTCAACCCCCTATCATGGGCAACGTGGACCCGTCCAAAATCAACGAGATCCGCAGAACGGTGTATGTCGGCAATCTCAATTCTCAG ACCACAACAGCAGAGCAGCTGCTGGAGTTCTTCAAGCAGGTCGGCGAGGTGAAGTTTGTGCGCATGGCGGGAGACGAGACTCAGCCAACACGTTTTGCCTTTGTGGAGTTCGCCGGTCAGGAGTATGTGTCACGAGCGCTCGCCTTGAACGGAGTCATGTTCGGAGACAGACCTTTAAA GATCAACCATTCCAACAATGCCATTGTCAAGCCACCAGAGATGACTCCTCAGGCTGCTGCTAAAGAACTGGAGGACGTTATGAAGCGTGTTAGAGAGGCTCAGTCCAGCATAGCAGCAGCCATCGATCCAG ccgACACCAAAAAGCGCTCATCCAGCAGATCCAGGAGATCGAGAAGGTCCCATTCCAGATCTCGCTCGCATTCACGTTCTCGCTCGCAACGGAAACGCTCCCGATCCAGACACAG GGGACGGACATCGCAGAAGTCGTGGAAGAAGACGAGCGACTCGCACAAGAGACGCTCTAGAGACAGGAGATACAGCCGCTCACACTCCAG AGAAAGACGGAAAGACAGAGACGGGAAGATAAGGAAGGGGGATGATGCTGATGACAGGAGAAGGGACAAAAAAGGAAGAATGCCTGTTAAAGCTTACAGACCATCCTCAAGATCCCCAAGCAACAGCAG gggaCACAGAAAGGGCAGCAAATCACACTCCACGTGtgtaagaaagaaagcaagGTCTCCATCACCAAAGAG GGGAAAGAAAGACAGGAGGAGAGAACATGGGCAGGGCAGCCACAGAAAATGGAGAGACAGATCAACATCCAGGAGGAGGAGCAGAGACTCGGACAGACAGGAGAGCAAAGCTAAAGCCAAACAG acGGAAAGCGGGTACAAGCAGAAGGAACAGGACTACGAGAGCGATGGTGAGGACATGGGCTCAGGTGCTAGTGAAGACTTCTCTCCTCACGCCCATCACAACGGCGAGTACAGCAGCATGCACGCAGACGAGGGAGAAGAGTTCTCCACAACGGAGTGA
- the srek1 gene encoding splicing regulatory glutamine/lysine-rich protein 1 isoform X4, whose amino-acid sequence MLDIVRFMPIMFPVQKGESAVALYCSLSHRVTCLIGKIPEEAKALSLLAPAAPVPSLMPGGGLLPIPSPAPLPNLSVPLAARGPLQLGLDSPLSTVPSQPPIMGNVDPSKINEIRRTVYVGNLNSQTTTAEQLLEFFKQVGEVKFVRMAGDETQPTRFAFVEFAGQEYVSRALALNGVMFGDRPLKINHSNNAIVKPPEMTPQAAAKELEDVMKRVREAQSSIAAAIDPADTKKRSSSRSRRSRRSHSRSRSHSRSRSQRKRSRSRHRGRTSQKSWKKTSDSHKRRSRDRRYSRSHSRERRKDRDGKIRKGDDADDRRRDKKGRMPVKAYRPSSRSPSNSRGHRKGSKSHSTCVRKKARSPSPKRGKKDRRREHGQGSHRKWRDRSTSRRRSRDSDRQESKAKAKQTESGYKQKEQDYESDGEDMGSGASEDFSPHAHHNGEYSSMHADEGEEFSTTE is encoded by the exons AGAAAGTGCTGTGGCTCTTTATTGCTCACTCTCACACCGGGTCACTTGCCTCATAGGAAAGATCCCAGAGGAAGCCAAGGCTCTGTCCCTGCTGGCACCTGCAGCCCCAGTGCCCAGTTTGATGCCCGGTGGAGGACTGCTGCCCATCCCGAGCCCTGCTCCGCTGCCGAAT TTAAGTGTGCCACTGGCAGCCCGGGGACCACTGCAGCTTGGGCTCGACTCACCACTGAGCACCGTCCCTTCTCAACCCCCTATCATGGGCAACGTGGACCCGTCCAAAATCAACGAGATCCGCAGAACGGTGTATGTCGGCAATCTCAATTCTCAG ACCACAACAGCAGAGCAGCTGCTGGAGTTCTTCAAGCAGGTCGGCGAGGTGAAGTTTGTGCGCATGGCGGGAGACGAGACTCAGCCAACACGTTTTGCCTTTGTGGAGTTCGCCGGTCAGGAGTATGTGTCACGAGCGCTCGCCTTGAACGGAGTCATGTTCGGAGACAGACCTTTAAA GATCAACCATTCCAACAATGCCATTGTCAAGCCACCAGAGATGACTCCTCAGGCTGCTGCTAAAGAACTGGAGGACGTTATGAAGCGTGTTAGAGAGGCTCAGTCCAGCATAGCAGCAGCCATCGATCCAG ccgACACCAAAAAGCGCTCATCCAGCAGATCCAGGAGATCGAGAAGGTCCCATTCCAGATCTCGCTCGCATTCACGTTCTCGCTCGCAACGGAAACGCTCCCGATCCAGACACAG GGGACGGACATCGCAGAAGTCGTGGAAGAAGACGAGCGACTCGCACAAGAGACGCTCTAGAGACAGGAGATACAGCCGCTCACACTCCAG AGAAAGACGGAAAGACAGAGACGGGAAGATAAGGAAGGGGGATGATGCTGATGACAGGAGAAGGGACAAAAAAGGAAGAATGCCTGTTAAAGCTTACAGACCATCCTCAAGATCCCCAAGCAACAGCAG gggaCACAGAAAGGGCAGCAAATCACACTCCACGTGtgtaagaaagaaagcaagGTCTCCATCACCAAAGAG GGGAAAGAAAGACAGGAGGAGAGAACATGGGCAGGGCAGCCACAGAAAATGGAGAGACAGATCAACATCCAGGAGGAGGAGCAGAGACTCGGACAGACAGGAGAGCAAAGCTAAAGCCAAACAG acGGAAAGCGGGTACAAGCAGAAGGAACAGGACTACGAGAGCGATGGTGAGGACATGGGCTCAGGTGCTAGTGAAGACTTCTCTCCTCACGCCCATCACAACGGCGAGTACAGCAGCATGCACGCAGACGAGGGAGAAGAGTTCTCCACAACGGAGTGA